From Microlunatus capsulatus, a single genomic window includes:
- a CDS encoding SDR family oxidoreductase codes for MTATQPVAVITGASSGIGAATARSLAAAGYRVALLARRLDRITALAAELGEGALAVEADVTDRDALVAAAERVQAELGGTDVLVNNAGVMLLGPFSAEQRNDYRQMVEVNLLGAITTTEVFLDQLKDGGGDIINISSVAGRTARAGNGVYAATKWGMNGWSESLRHELLPDVRVTLIEPGIVATELSTHITHEETRQGVQQAYDVAEVTADDVAEIIAFTLARPRRLAINEILLRPAGQA; via the coding sequence ATGACTGCCACCCAGCCGGTCGCCGTGATCACCGGAGCCTCCTCCGGCATCGGTGCCGCCACCGCCCGCAGCCTTGCCGCTGCTGGCTACCGCGTCGCGTTGCTCGCGCGTCGTCTCGACCGGATCACCGCCCTGGCGGCCGAGCTCGGCGAGGGCGCCCTCGCAGTCGAGGCCGATGTGACCGACCGCGACGCCCTCGTGGCCGCCGCCGAACGGGTCCAGGCCGAGCTCGGGGGAACCGACGTCCTGGTCAACAACGCCGGCGTCATGCTGCTCGGCCCGTTCTCAGCCGAGCAGCGGAACGACTACCGCCAGATGGTCGAGGTGAACCTCCTGGGGGCCATCACCACCACCGAGGTCTTCCTCGACCAGCTGAAGGACGGTGGCGGGGACATCATCAACATCTCCTCGGTCGCCGGCCGCACCGCCCGTGCCGGCAACGGGGTCTACGCCGCCACCAAGTGGGGCATGAACGGCTGGTCGGAGTCCCTGCGCCACGAGCTGCTGCCCGATGTCCGCGTCACGCTGATCGAGCCCGGCATCGTGGCCACCGAGCTGTCGACCCACATCACCCACGAGGAGACCCGGCAGGGTGTCCAGCAGGCCTATGACGTCGCCGAGGTCACCGCCGACGACGTCGCCGAGATCATCGCCTTCACCCTCGCCCGCCCGCGGCGCCTCGCCATCAACGAGATCCTCCTGCGCCCCGCCGGCCAGGCCTGA
- a CDS encoding aldo/keto reductase, with protein MDKRTLGTSGLEVSAIGFGAMGLSHGLGPAVDDEHGITVLRAAIDLGVTFVDTAQVYGPFTNETLVGKALAPVRDQVVIATKFGFPLDPSSPTPLNSRPDHIRATVDGSLQRLQVEKIDLLYQHRVDPDVPIEDVAGTVKELIDAGKVGHFGLSEAGVDVIRRAHAVQPVTALQSEYSLFWREPEAEILPTLIELGIGFVPFSPLGKGFLTGAIDSATPFPEGDIRNTLPRFTEQARLDNQALVELVAAVAARNDATPAQVALAWLLAQHPTIVPIPGTTKVHRLQENTAAADLQLSPADLDELTTAANQIDLSGDRYPAAMQQWINR; from the coding sequence ATGGACAAGCGCACTCTCGGTACCAGCGGCCTGGAGGTCTCGGCCATCGGCTTCGGGGCCATGGGCCTCAGCCACGGCCTCGGCCCAGCCGTCGACGACGAGCACGGCATCACCGTGCTGCGTGCCGCGATCGACCTCGGCGTCACCTTCGTCGACACCGCCCAGGTCTACGGCCCCTTCACCAACGAGACCCTCGTCGGCAAGGCCCTCGCACCGGTGCGCGACCAGGTCGTCATCGCCACCAAGTTCGGCTTCCCCCTCGACCCCAGCAGCCCGACCCCGCTGAACAGCCGGCCAGACCACATCCGCGCCACCGTCGACGGCTCCCTGCAGCGACTGCAGGTCGAGAAGATCGACCTCCTCTACCAGCACCGCGTCGACCCCGACGTCCCCATCGAGGACGTCGCCGGGACGGTCAAGGAGCTCATCGACGCCGGCAAGGTCGGCCACTTCGGGCTGTCCGAGGCCGGCGTCGACGTCATCCGCCGCGCGCACGCCGTCCAGCCCGTGACCGCGCTGCAGAGTGAGTACTCGCTGTTCTGGCGCGAGCCCGAGGCGGAGATCCTGCCCACCCTGATCGAGCTCGGCATCGGCTTCGTCCCGTTCAGCCCGCTCGGCAAAGGGTTCCTCACCGGCGCCATCGACAGCGCCACCCCGTTCCCCGAGGGCGACATCCGCAACACCCTGCCCCGCTTCACCGAGCAGGCCCGGCTCGACAATCAGGCACTCGTCGAGCTGGTCGCCGCCGTCGCGGCTCGCAACGACGCCACCCCCGCTCAGGTCGCCCTGGCCTGGCTTCTCGCCCAGCACCCCACGATCGTCCCGATCCCCGGCACCACCAAGGTCCACCGGCTGCAGGAGAACACCGCCGCCGCCGACCTGCAGCTGTCGCCGGCCGACCTCGACGAGCTCACCACCGCCGCCAACCAGATCGACCTCAGCGGCGATCGCTACCCCGCCGCCATGCAGCAGTGGATCAACCGCTGA
- a CDS encoding aldo/keto reductase — protein sequence MPDVTTLTLNNGVTLPALGLGVFQTPPDETRDAVTAALTAGYRHIDTAAAYGNERQVGEAVTASDLDRSEVFIETKIWISDYGYDQTLHSFEKSARKLGVDQIDLLILHQALPSEFDKTLSAYKALEKLLADGKVRAIGVSNFMVDHLTRLLDVATVVPAVNQIEVHPYFQQREIQDFGNKHGILTQAWSPIGGITFYRDSQHTSTLEDPVITDIAAAQGATPAQVMLRWHLQQGRSVIPKSTKPHRIAENIDVFNFELTTQQMSAIDGLDTEQRGGPEPEAITLENFGRPIPED from the coding sequence ATGCCTGACGTGACCACCCTGACCCTCAACAACGGCGTCACCCTGCCCGCCCTCGGCCTCGGCGTCTTCCAGACCCCGCCCGATGAGACCCGGGACGCCGTCACCGCCGCCCTGACCGCTGGCTACCGCCACATCGACACCGCAGCCGCCTACGGCAACGAGCGCCAGGTCGGCGAAGCCGTCACCGCCTCCGACCTCGACCGGTCCGAGGTCTTCATCGAGACCAAGATCTGGATCAGCGACTACGGCTACGACCAGACCCTGCACAGCTTCGAGAAGTCCGCACGCAAGCTCGGCGTCGACCAGATCGACCTCCTGATCCTGCACCAGGCCCTGCCCTCGGAGTTCGACAAGACCCTCAGCGCCTACAAGGCGCTGGAGAAGCTCCTGGCCGACGGCAAGGTGCGCGCCATCGGCGTCAGCAACTTCATGGTCGACCACCTCACCCGCCTCCTCGACGTCGCCACCGTCGTCCCTGCGGTCAACCAGATCGAGGTCCACCCCTACTTCCAGCAGCGCGAGATCCAGGACTTCGGCAACAAGCACGGGATCCTCACCCAGGCGTGGTCCCCCATCGGCGGCATCACCTTCTACCGCGACAGCCAGCACACCAGCACCCTCGAAGACCCGGTCATCACCGACATCGCCGCCGCTCAGGGCGCCACCCCAGCCCAGGTGATGCTGCGCTGGCACCTCCAGCAGGGCCGCTCCGTCATCCCCAAGTCGACCAAGCCGCACCGCATCGCCGAGAACATCGACGTCTTCAACTTCGAGCTCACCACCCAGCAGATGAGCGCCATCGACGGCCTGGACACCGAGCAGCGCGGAGGACCCGAGCCCGAGGCCATCACCCTGGAGAACTTCGGCCGGCCGATCCCGGAGGACTGA
- a CDS encoding flavodoxin, with translation MGLHPDLSRRALLHRGAVLGAAAAGGALLSSCTSPPRTDSASTPTADPKERPTTTAEDSARTLLAYFSRPGENYYYGGRRDLEVGNTEVLARMIADLIDCDTYRIDAADPYSSDYDATVSRNSQEQNDDARPAIANPIPSITQYDTVLVGSPIWNVRPPMILSTFLDSQDFTAKTVHPFVTYAVSGLGRTEEVYAAALPGVQLGPGLAVQGEEVAQHRDDVEAWLRTSGLLNT, from the coding sequence ATGGGTCTCCACCCCGACCTGAGCCGGCGGGCTCTTCTGCACCGCGGCGCCGTCCTCGGCGCCGCGGCTGCAGGGGGCGCGCTGCTCAGCTCCTGCACTTCACCACCACGAACGGACTCGGCCAGCACGCCGACCGCTGACCCGAAGGAGAGACCGACGACGACAGCGGAAGACTCTGCGCGGACGCTGCTGGCCTACTTCTCCCGACCCGGAGAGAACTACTACTACGGCGGTCGCCGTGACCTCGAGGTCGGCAACACCGAAGTCCTGGCCCGCATGATCGCCGACCTCATCGACTGCGACACCTACCGGATCGACGCGGCCGACCCCTACTCCTCGGACTACGACGCCACGGTCAGCCGCAACTCCCAGGAGCAGAACGACGACGCCCGACCAGCGATCGCCAACCCGATCCCGTCGATCACGCAGTACGACACCGTGCTGGTGGGCAGCCCCATCTGGAACGTCAGGCCCCCGATGATCCTGAGCACTTTCCTCGACAGCCAGGACTTCACCGCCAAGACCGTGCACCCCTTCGTCACCTACGCCGTCAGCGGCCTGGGCCGAACTGAGGAGGTCTACGCCGCGGCCCTGCCCGGTGTCCAGCTCGGTCCCGGGCTCGCCGTCCAGGGCGAGGAGGTCGCCCAGCACCGGGACGACGTGGAAGCCTGGCTCCGCACATCCGGTCTCCTCAACACCTGA
- a CDS encoding DUF4396 domain-containing protein, translated as MTATGPLSSRQHHGHPHHPIDQPKGKALTRLAVSATLHCLTGCAIGEVLGMVLGTWWGWSNGATVVLAVALAFLFGYALTLGPVLRSGLPLRTAITVALAADTVSILTMEVVDNAVVLAVPGALEAGLTSPLFWGSLAAALLIAFAVTVPVNRALIGRGKGHAVVHQYHH; from the coding sequence ATGACCGCCACCGGACCCCTGAGCAGCCGTCAGCACCACGGACACCCTCACCACCCCATCGACCAGCCGAAGGGGAAGGCGCTGACCCGGCTCGCCGTGTCCGCCACCCTGCACTGCCTCACCGGCTGCGCCATCGGCGAGGTGCTCGGCATGGTCCTCGGCACCTGGTGGGGCTGGTCGAACGGCGCCACCGTCGTGCTCGCCGTCGCGCTGGCCTTCCTCTTCGGCTACGCCCTCACCCTGGGGCCGGTGCTGCGCTCGGGCCTCCCGCTGAGGACCGCCATCACCGTGGCGCTCGCTGCCGACACCGTCTCCATCCTCACCATGGAGGTCGTCGACAACGCGGTCGTGCTCGCCGTCCCCGGCGCCCTGGAGGCCGGACTGACCAGCCCGCTCTTCTGGGGCAGCCTGGCCGCCGCCCTGCTGATCGCCTTCGCCGTCACCGTCCCGGTCAACCGCGCGCTGATCGGACGCGGGAAGGGCCATGCCGTCGTCCACCAGTACCACCACTGA
- a CDS encoding LysR family transcriptional regulator, whose amino-acid sequence MELRQLRYFVAIAEERHFGRAAQRLKIATPTLSQQLRVLERGLGVVLVERARPGPVTLTSAGEVLLAHARVLLTRADRAREEVRTAAGEPEQVLLRVASGAEVLLAPHLRRLAADPALGVVLMTSSTQDALVAVREESADAAVVWDGGGEELGLAGALLLEVDVHLALPAGHRLAASPRVRVADLREEPVVMFPRPLSAHAWDRMQGHLLPEGPSRPGQLVTESNATTGPDIVLRGVAAGKGVGPAVLPLSEPRRSEGVVLRPLDPPLTLPLELTWREPAGRALQRVVDLLVAAARRRGGPVRAGWGGRRWVPAFPTGSETRGPVRDGISCSGPRR is encoded by the coding sequence ATGGAGCTCCGTCAGCTCCGCTACTTCGTGGCGATCGCCGAGGAGCGCCACTTCGGGCGGGCCGCGCAGCGGCTGAAGATCGCCACCCCGACGTTGTCGCAGCAGCTCCGGGTCCTGGAGCGCGGGCTGGGCGTGGTCCTGGTCGAGCGCGCCCGCCCCGGACCGGTGACGCTGACGTCGGCCGGTGAGGTGCTGCTCGCGCACGCGCGGGTCCTCCTCACCCGGGCCGACCGCGCCCGCGAGGAGGTGCGGACGGCCGCGGGGGAGCCCGAGCAGGTCCTGCTGCGGGTGGCGTCCGGCGCGGAGGTCCTGCTCGCCCCTCACCTGCGGCGGTTGGCCGCCGATCCCGCCCTCGGCGTCGTCCTGATGACCAGCTCCACCCAGGACGCGCTCGTCGCGGTGCGCGAGGAGAGCGCGGACGCCGCCGTGGTGTGGGACGGAGGGGGCGAGGAGCTGGGCCTCGCGGGCGCCCTGCTGCTCGAGGTCGACGTCCACCTGGCGCTGCCCGCGGGCCACCGCCTCGCGGCCTCTCCGCGCGTCCGGGTGGCGGACCTCCGCGAGGAGCCGGTCGTCATGTTCCCCCGGCCCCTGTCGGCCCACGCGTGGGACCGGATGCAGGGTCACCTGCTGCCTGAGGGCCCGAGCCGACCGGGGCAGCTCGTCACCGAGTCGAACGCCACGACCGGGCCCGACATCGTGCTGCGGGGCGTCGCCGCCGGCAAGGGCGTCGGGCCCGCGGTCCTCCCGCTGAGCGAGCCGAGGCGCTCCGAGGGCGTCGTCCTCCGCCCTCTCGACCCGCCCCTCACCCTGCCTCTGGAGCTGACGTGGAGGGAGCCCGCCGGACGTGCCCTCCAGCGCGTCGTCGACCTCCTCGTCGCCGCGGCCCGGCGGCGGGGCGGGCCGGTGCGGGCGGGCTGGGGCGGTCGCCGCTGGGTGCCGGCGTTCCCCACCGGGTCGGAGACCCGCGGTCCGGTGCGGGACGGGATCAGCTGTTCTGGGCCTCGAAGGTGA
- a CDS encoding zinc-dependent alcohol dehydrogenase → MNETAVETVDDPTILNDRDIILKVRLTTTCGSDLHLLGGYIPTMRAGDVLGHEFMGEVVEVGPAVQKHHVGDRVVVCSFISCGQCWYCQHQLYSLCDNGNPNPALTETMWGSSIGGCFAYSHALGGFAGSHAEYVRVPYADEGAFPVPDGVSDLAALFASDAAPTGWTGADLAGITPGDTVAVWGAGGVGQMAARAAMLLGAEQVVVIDRLQNRLQQVRQHIGAETLDYTQDEVVAELKERTGGRGPDVCIEAVGMEAHSTGPQYLYDQLKQQLRLQSDRPTALREAIYACRKGGSLFALGVFGGLVDKFPFGAIMNKGMTVRGAQQHGHRYIPMILERIAAGEISTEHLATHVLPLEDGPRGYSMFKNKEDGCVRAVFQPGR, encoded by the coding sequence GTGAACGAGACCGCCGTCGAGACGGTCGACGACCCGACGATCCTCAACGACCGCGACATCATCCTCAAGGTGCGGCTGACCACGACCTGCGGGTCGGACCTGCACCTGCTCGGCGGCTACATCCCGACGATGCGCGCCGGCGACGTGCTCGGCCACGAGTTCATGGGCGAGGTGGTCGAGGTGGGCCCGGCCGTGCAGAAGCACCACGTCGGCGATCGCGTCGTGGTGTGCTCGTTCATCTCCTGCGGGCAGTGCTGGTACTGCCAGCACCAGCTGTACTCGCTCTGCGACAACGGCAACCCCAACCCGGCGCTCACCGAGACGATGTGGGGCTCCTCCATCGGCGGCTGCTTCGCCTACAGCCACGCCCTCGGCGGGTTCGCCGGCAGCCACGCCGAGTACGTCCGGGTGCCCTACGCCGACGAGGGCGCCTTCCCCGTCCCCGACGGCGTCTCGGACCTCGCCGCTCTGTTCGCCTCCGACGCCGCCCCCACCGGGTGGACCGGGGCCGACCTCGCCGGCATCACCCCCGGTGACACCGTCGCGGTCTGGGGGGCCGGCGGCGTCGGCCAGATGGCGGCCCGGGCGGCGATGCTGCTGGGCGCGGAGCAGGTCGTCGTCATCGACCGGCTGCAGAACCGCCTGCAGCAGGTGCGCCAGCACATCGGCGCCGAGACGCTGGACTACACCCAGGACGAGGTCGTCGCCGAGCTGAAGGAGCGCACCGGCGGTCGCGGGCCCGACGTCTGCATCGAGGCCGTCGGCATGGAGGCGCACAGCACGGGACCGCAGTACCTCTACGACCAGCTGAAGCAGCAGCTGCGGCTGCAGTCCGACCGGCCCACCGCGCTGCGCGAGGCCATCTACGCCTGTCGCAAGGGCGGCAGCCTGTTCGCCCTGGGCGTGTTCGGCGGGCTCGTCGACAAGTTCCCCTTCGGCGCCATCATGAACAAGGGCATGACGGTCCGCGGCGCCCAGCAGCACGGGCACCGCTACATCCCGATGATCCTCGAGCGGATCGCCGCCGGCGAGATCAGCACCGAGCACCTGGCCACCCACGTCCTCCCCCTCGAGGACGGTCCCCGTGGCTACTCCATGTTCAAGAACAAGGAGGACGGCTGCGTCCGCGCCGTCTTCCAGCCCGGCCGGTGA
- a CDS encoding glutathione-independent formaldehyde dehydrogenase, with translation MKAVVYEGPRKVSVKDVPDARIERPTDVLVQITTTNICGSDLHMYEGRTDFETGRWFGHENLGRVIEVGAGVDKVRVGDYVVLPFNVACGHCKNCERGLTNYCLTAQPKAEWAGAAYGFADMGPWAGGQAELLRVPWGDFNCLRLGEDAEERQTDYVMLADIFPTGYHATELANVKPGDQTVIYGAGPVGCMAAYSAVLKGASKVMVVDRHPDRLKKAEEIGAIPIDDSLVDPVQAVMEMTMGLGADNGCECVGYQAHDPQGDEHPNLTLNNLVKSVRFTGEIGVVGVFIPQDPGGPDELARQGAVAFDFGEFWFRGQKLGSGQCPVKKYNRALRDLIAGGKATPSWIVSHELSLDQAPEGYQHFDNREQGWTKVVLHPDGATAGV, from the coding sequence ATGAAGGCCGTGGTCTACGAGGGCCCGCGCAAGGTCAGCGTCAAGGACGTGCCGGACGCGCGCATCGAGCGTCCGACCGACGTCCTGGTGCAGATCACCACGACGAACATCTGCGGTTCGGACCTGCACATGTACGAGGGCCGGACCGACTTCGAGACCGGTCGATGGTTCGGGCACGAGAACCTGGGCCGGGTGATCGAGGTCGGCGCCGGCGTCGACAAGGTCCGGGTGGGCGACTACGTCGTCCTGCCGTTCAACGTCGCCTGCGGTCACTGCAAGAACTGCGAGCGCGGCCTCACCAACTACTGCCTGACCGCGCAGCCCAAGGCCGAGTGGGCCGGAGCGGCGTACGGCTTCGCCGACATGGGTCCCTGGGCCGGTGGCCAGGCGGAGCTGCTCCGGGTGCCCTGGGGTGACTTCAACTGCCTGCGGCTCGGCGAGGACGCCGAGGAGCGGCAGACCGACTACGTGATGCTGGCCGACATCTTCCCGACCGGGTACCACGCCACCGAGCTGGCCAACGTGAAGCCGGGAGACCAGACGGTCATCTACGGTGCCGGCCCGGTCGGCTGCATGGCCGCCTACTCCGCCGTGCTCAAGGGCGCGAGCAAGGTGATGGTCGTCGACCGGCACCCCGACCGGCTGAAGAAGGCCGAGGAGATCGGCGCCATCCCGATCGACGACTCGTTGGTCGACCCGGTCCAGGCGGTGATGGAGATGACCATGGGCCTCGGCGCGGACAACGGCTGCGAGTGCGTCGGCTACCAGGCCCACGACCCCCAGGGCGACGAGCACCCGAACCTGACGCTCAACAACCTGGTCAAGTCGGTCCGGTTCACGGGAGAGATCGGCGTGGTCGGCGTCTTCATCCCCCAGGACCCGGGCGGGCCGGACGAGCTGGCCCGGCAGGGTGCCGTCGCCTTCGACTTCGGCGAGTTCTGGTTCCGCGGCCAGAAGCTCGGCAGCGGGCAGTGCCCGGTCAAGAAGTACAACCGGGCCCTGCGCGACCTCATCGCCGGCGGGAAGGCGACGCCGTCCTGGATCGTCAGCCACGAGCTGTCGCTCGACCAGGCGCCCGAGGGCTACCAGCACTTCGACAACCGCGAGCAGGGGTGGACGAAGGTCGTCCTGCACCCTGACGGCGCCACGGCGGGGGTGTGA
- a CDS encoding type 1 glutamine amidotransferase domain-containing protein: MAGELSGRRVAILAADGVERLELEQPRKALDEAGAETVLLSIKTGEIAARDHDLVDAGTFGVDREVSDATPEEFDALLLPGGTVNPDQLRTDATAVAFVQAFVDSGRPVAAICHGPWTLVEADRVRGRRLTSWPSLRTDLRNAGADVVDEQVVTDGTLTTSRSPDDLPAFCERIVQEFGAGPRRS; encoded by the coding sequence GTGGCCGGCGAGCTGAGCGGACGACGGGTCGCCATCCTGGCGGCCGACGGGGTCGAGCGGCTGGAGCTGGAGCAGCCCCGGAAGGCCCTGGACGAGGCCGGTGCGGAGACGGTCCTGCTCTCGATCAAGACGGGAGAGATCGCAGCGCGGGACCACGACCTGGTGGACGCCGGCACCTTCGGCGTCGACCGGGAGGTCAGCGACGCCACCCCCGAGGAGTTCGACGCCCTGCTGCTGCCGGGCGGGACGGTCAACCCCGACCAGCTGAGGACCGACGCCACGGCGGTGGCCTTCGTGCAGGCGTTCGTCGACTCGGGCCGACCCGTGGCGGCGATCTGCCACGGGCCGTGGACGCTGGTCGAGGCCGACCGGGTGCGAGGCCGGCGGCTCACGTCCTGGCCGAGCCTGCGCACCGACCTCCGGAACGCGGGGGCGGACGTCGTCGACGAGCAGGTCGTCACCGACGGCACCCTCACCACGAGCCGGTCGCCGGACGACCTGCCGGCCTTCTGCGAGCGCATCGTGCAGGAGTTCGGCGCGGGTCCCCGACGGTCCTGA
- a CDS encoding DUF1345 domain-containing protein: MADRVLSTRRALICAGAGVVTGTVSGLAVDARLGPLVGWCTAGVLALVWVWRLCWPQDADGTRRVAREESSSRVTDDAVVTACFASLVAVVVALTQTNSQDPDPVSVLLVVLGVLGTMVAWALVNTVWALKYARLYFVDHASGGFDVKQKDPPRYSDFAYLAFTVGMSFAVSEIEPTSSLMRRKTLQHALLSYFFGTVVIAVAINFVTNLGQG; this comes from the coding sequence GTGGCCGACCGTGTCCTGTCCACCCGCCGCGCCCTCATCTGCGCCGGTGCCGGCGTCGTGACCGGCACGGTCTCCGGCCTGGCCGTCGACGCACGGCTCGGCCCCCTCGTCGGCTGGTGCACGGCCGGCGTCCTCGCCCTCGTCTGGGTCTGGCGCCTGTGCTGGCCCCAGGACGCGGACGGCACCCGTCGCGTCGCCCGGGAGGAGTCCTCCTCCCGGGTGACCGACGACGCCGTCGTCACCGCCTGCTTCGCCAGCCTGGTCGCCGTCGTCGTCGCCCTGACCCAGACGAACAGCCAGGACCCCGATCCGGTGTCGGTGCTGCTGGTCGTCCTGGGCGTCCTCGGCACCATGGTGGCCTGGGCGCTCGTCAACACGGTCTGGGCCCTGAAGTACGCCCGCCTCTACTTCGTCGACCACGCGTCGGGCGGGTTCGACGTCAAGCAGAAGGACCCGCCCCGCTACAGCGACTTCGCCTACCTCGCCTTCACGGTCGGCATGTCGTTCGCCGTCTCCGAGATCGAGCCGACCAGCAGCCTGATGCGGCGCAAGACCCTCCAGCACGCGCTGCTGTCCTACTTCTTCGGCACCGTGGTCATCGCCGTCGCCATCAACTTCGTCACCAACCTCGGCCAGGGCTGA
- a CDS encoding VOC family protein has translation MPAFAGINHLALTVRDLDVSTRFYRDVLGFVVVLDTGPARVCIHRATGFTIALIRPEGGTGERFSALRTGLDHLGLAAASREELVVWEEVLQAAGVPCSPIQDMPLGHHLNFVDPDGIALELQAPNALYLAALAELRTSPMSDDEVRARAAQLLEAAAASS, from the coding sequence ATGCCCGCGTTCGCCGGGATCAACCACCTCGCGCTGACCGTCCGCGACCTCGACGTCAGCACCCGCTTCTACCGCGACGTGCTGGGCTTCGTGGTCGTGCTCGACACCGGTCCGGCCCGCGTCTGCATCCACCGGGCCACCGGGTTCACGATCGCGCTGATCCGTCCCGAGGGCGGGACCGGCGAGCGGTTCAGCGCGCTGCGGACCGGGCTCGACCACCTCGGCCTGGCCGCCGCCTCGCGCGAGGAGCTCGTCGTGTGGGAGGAGGTCCTGCAGGCCGCGGGCGTCCCGTGCAGCCCGATCCAGGACATGCCGCTGGGCCACCACCTGAACTTCGTCGACCCGGACGGCATCGCCCTGGAGCTGCAGGCGCCCAACGCCCTCTACCTGGCCGCGCTGGCCGAGCTGCGCACCTCCCCGATGTCCGACGACGAGGTGCGGGCCCGCGCCGCCCAGCTCCTCGAGGCCGCCGCCGCCTCGTCGTAG
- a CDS encoding DUF808 domain-containing protein, translating to MSGLLALFDDVAAMVKMAAASVDDVGAAAGRASAKAAGVVVDDTAVTPRYVHGFTADRELPMIKRIALGSLRNKVLVILPVILLLSQFLPWLLTPILMVGGVYLCFEGAEKLYEKVSGHHAEEEAPAAARGADQEDVMVKGAIRTDFILSAEIMVISLNEVADEGLLSRAIILVVVAIGITLLVYGVVGLIVKMDDVGLHLSGRSSAAARRVGLLLVRGMPKLLALLSTVGVVAMLWVGGHILLVGADELGWHAPYALVHGAEEAAAHAVPAVGGVLGWLVNTAASAVIGVVVGAVVVAVLHLVPRRARAAQH from the coding sequence ATGAGCGGCCTCCTCGCCCTGTTCGACGACGTCGCCGCCATGGTGAAGATGGCGGCCGCCTCGGTCGACGACGTCGGTGCGGCGGCCGGCCGGGCCAGCGCGAAGGCGGCCGGCGTCGTCGTCGACGACACCGCGGTCACCCCGCGCTACGTGCACGGCTTCACCGCCGACCGCGAGCTGCCGATGATCAAGCGGATCGCGCTGGGGTCGCTGCGCAACAAGGTGCTGGTGATCCTCCCGGTGATCCTGCTGCTCAGCCAGTTCCTGCCCTGGCTGCTGACGCCGATCCTCATGGTGGGCGGGGTCTACCTCTGCTTCGAGGGCGCCGAGAAGCTCTACGAGAAGGTCTCGGGGCACCACGCCGAGGAGGAGGCACCCGCCGCGGCGCGCGGCGCCGACCAGGAGGACGTGATGGTCAAGGGCGCCATCCGCACCGACTTCATCCTCTCCGCCGAGATCATGGTCATCTCGCTCAACGAGGTGGCCGACGAGGGCCTGCTGTCGCGCGCGATCATCCTCGTCGTGGTCGCGATCGGGATCACGCTGCTGGTCTACGGCGTCGTCGGGCTCATCGTGAAGATGGACGACGTCGGGCTGCACCTGTCCGGGCGCAGCTCCGCGGCCGCCCGCCGGGTCGGCCTGCTGCTGGTCCGCGGGATGCCGAAGCTGCTCGCGCTGCTCTCCACCGTCGGCGTCGTGGCGATGCTCTGGGTCGGGGGCCACATCCTGCTGGTGGGCGCCGACGAGCTCGGCTGGCACGCCCCCTACGCGCTGGTGCACGGCGCCGAGGAGGCCGCCGCCCACGCGGTGCCCGCCGTCGGCGGGGTCCTCGGCTGGCTGGTCAACACCGCCGCCTCGGCGGTGATCGGCGTCGTCGTCGGCGCGGTGGTGGTCGCGGTGCTGCACCTGGTGCCGCGCCGGGCCCGCGCCGCCCAGCACTGA
- a CDS encoding gamma carbonic anhydrase family protein — MSLRPLVLPYEGLEPQIDPTAWLAPNATVVGDAHVGAQASIFYGAVVRADMAAVRLGAGSNLQDNVVVHTDTDLPALIGAGVTVGHAAVVHGCVVEDRCLIGMNATVLNGAVVGAGSLVAAGAVVREGAVIPPRSLVAGVPGRVLRPLTDDEHARVVAGAAVYVDLAARHRAALAGS; from the coding sequence ATGAGCCTCCGTCCGCTGGTCCTGCCCTACGAGGGCCTCGAGCCCCAGATCGACCCGACGGCCTGGCTGGCGCCGAACGCCACCGTCGTCGGCGACGCCCACGTGGGCGCGCAGGCCAGCATCTTCTACGGCGCGGTGGTGCGGGCCGACATGGCCGCCGTCCGGCTCGGCGCCGGCAGCAACCTGCAGGACAACGTCGTCGTGCACACCGACACCGACCTGCCCGCGCTGATCGGCGCGGGGGTCACGGTGGGGCATGCGGCGGTGGTGCACGGCTGCGTCGTCGAGGACCGGTGCCTGATCGGGATGAACGCGACCGTCCTCAACGGCGCGGTCGTCGGCGCCGGCTCGCTGGTGGCGGCGGGGGCGGTCGTCCGCGAGGGTGCGGTCATCCCGCCGCGGTCCCTGGTCGCCGGCGTCCCCGGCCGGGTGCTGCGGCCGCTCACCGACGACGAGCACGCACGGGTGGTGGCCGGGGCCGCCGTCTACGTCGACCTCGCCGCCCGGCACCGCGCGGCGCTCGCCGGGTCCTGA